In Saccharomycodes ludwigii strain NBRC 1722 chromosome III, whole genome shotgun sequence, one DNA window encodes the following:
- the ESP1 gene encoding separase (similar to Saccharomyces cerevisiae YGR098C | ESP1 | Extra Spindle Pole bodies), producing the protein MNFQKRNLEDILKDKEEDYDQNANNINPINSINSIVDVDLHISKQRKIDLKNNVNNLTFVLPPPSFKDLLKKLEQLTNDGSGEQLISQHYHTTEARAIFNDFFQLCISKNLLSGMLEGIRLYLKYLLILLKHYNVYQSIIEDEILYLYNISSMNDLSSIEQILLADFNQYNKSFLGSIKILALQCILKRETAEANMKEESELIVQLFANDDRFFIRLNLKLKPGPLLKTIFHLIIKYKDIRVPLSLKILQYIEQFQLKFEDYTKSTTKTQFAQNIKFTNYPDWVKLYIPGYYQSYCKYFPKGPSLSLHEIYSKRRSLIQTANPDLRTVQEDDWHYKIKETLNKPLQDNLEMIYKYVERISFCGYYDKSTHLKDFDRIVLNINTNASKINKNDFNMVCKIIKRMEQFFLNHNDLKRVGNIINLSFNLYIILTFNDFLKEAVVMNLNVFSLVSKKENYEIWSKFHKFISCAYTGGLKLWIFEKIFNVFALFFDESLDCNCKFVIEYCVPLFKLIANTTNYSYVEFRKASELMLCLLYSQIGKVHNVPFANWSLLTQMLYQSLDSKTEISYLQIDVPIDKYDTLYREEVLIKCIYLIYLEMKKRSCLNLKKIYNIYTKKWLSTKVNENRCVNIIENKFLKTLLIYLEFNKFNHTIKKFCEVYKKYYPSNIQLLLTEYLLRSCNQLNSITFDVTLTKPAIHFNFTEKMSYYNTLLSKYVYDEDLSQFLLAFSSKLPVETPELFDISNKNRLCAGDYIQVIMFNIHLYLANSYLQSKKNNYILALTNSKKVLVLCNSLVKKMSKLNQELRLQLTTALLYAFRTAITVSVHLGLVKECEFYVKQFYEMMWVMSDPIVTFELCHYSILFYKLLGEQAKHDFFLSHLLKISTSIDMEENVDAKCKFLYDTNMLGDLQQYCLETDPIKPCGIFKDWLLDLGSTRVNKFFQHDARYIFNDLVKDITDFIELAREKLPYLKRIEGAVWFGQIEKYQTTRSFNVNSHANQDDEGKILKKILDIQAKISSTHNFDKMSFVLQKKTVDYVNWIISFIERWYKPLNFTSIITLEGLKNKTMRHEKELVLNDSDLDFDPKNMNKYARLSENFPNDFCGVNVFPSEYNVITLDVCGFTGDLVMEQFKHGVKRNIRLPTSRLSQFSSSPTFTFNNALKELKNIIDLSNETTSSGVTSNVVTKEDRRAWWKKRFSLDTKLHNLLKEIEIQCFGGFVGIFNNNVKDRESKEFAQYRKKFHTLLRKATPGYEKRYVPDDILELFLLLDLNVEHIDLLLQDLIQFIHNRAFHKREKKYNKMSPEDFLNNVKQIVSQFSGQVPSLLTSPKHIILVVKDLCHAVPWESCNFLRDKSVSRISSLCMLKHLLDKFGVDPVLDTNLDSLSVVLNPNGDLPRTENNFKDYFSDVNYIMVSVKPSPSDFQKLLMFSSLFIYIGHSGGEQYIKLKDIKKLDIISSSFLLGCSSAYMVPYKEFSNTGTVMAYILGGSPMIVGNLWDVTDKDIDRYSLEMFSKIGLLQENLGGKLTVAQAIADSRAVCKLRYLNGAAPIIYGLPFKVNFRKN; encoded by the coding sequence atgaaTTTTCAAAAGAGGAATCTTgaagatattttaaaagataaagagGAAGACTATGACCAAAAtgcaaataatattaaccCCATAAATTCAATAAACTCTATTGTTGACGTAGATTTACATATTTCCAAACAGAGAAAAATAGACTTAAAAAATAACGTTAACAACCTTACCTTTGTGCTCCCCCCACCATCATTCAAAGatttactaaaaaaattagagcAGTTAACAAATGATGGTAGTGGGGAACAACTTATATCACAACATTACCATACAACAGAAGCACGAGccatttttaatgatttttttcaactttgCATTAGCAAAAATTTACTTTCAGGAATGCTAGAAGGTATAAGATTGTATTTGAAgtatttattgatattattaaagcATTACAATGTCTACCAATCTATAATAGAAGACGAGATACTTTATTTGTACAACATTTCATCAATGAATGATTTATCATCAATAGAACAAATCTTATTAGCCGATTTTAatcaatataataaaagctTTTTAGGATCGATTAAAATTTTGGCATTGCaatgtattttaaaaagagaaaCTGCAGAAGCCAATATGAAGGAGGAAAGCGAATTGATAGTTCAATTATTTGCTAACGATGATAGATTTTTCATCAGACTAAACCTGAAGTTAAAGCCAGGGCCCCTTTTGAAAACtatatttcatttaattattaagtATAAAGACATCAGAGTACCTTTAAGCTTGAAAATTTTGCAATACATCGAACAGTTTCAGTTAAAGTTTGAAGATTACACAAAATCAACCACTAAAACGCAATTTGcacaaaatataaaatttacaaattatCCAGACTGGGTGAAACTTTATATTCCAGGGTATTATCAAAGTTATTGTAAATATTTCCCCAAGGGGCCCAGTTTGTCCTTACACGAAATTTACTCGAAAAGAAGATCCCTCATCCAAACAGCCAATCCGGATCTAAGGACCGTACAAGAAGACGATTGGCATTATAAGATCAAAGAGACATTGAATAAACCATTACAGGATAATTTGGAAATGATTTACAAATATGTAGAGAGAATTAGTTTCTGTGGGTATTACGATAAATCCACACACTTGAAAGATTTTGATAGGATAGTTTTGAATATAAATACTAATgcttcaaaaataaataaaaacgatTTTAACATGGtttgtaaaataataaaacgcatggaacaattttttttaaaccacAATGATTTAAAACGAGTCggaaatataattaatttaagtTTTAATCTTTACATTATCCTCACATTCAacgattttttaaaagaagcTGTTGTTATGAATCTGAACGTTTTCAGTTTAGTGagcaaaaaggaaaattaCGAAATATGGTCCAAATTTCACAAATTTATTTCGTGTGCATACACAGGTGGCTTAAAACTATggatatttgaaaaaatattcaatgtGTTTGcgcttttttttgatgaaaGTCTAGATTGTAATTGCAAATTTGTCATTGAGTATTGTGTcccattatttaaattaatagCAAATACCACAAATTATAGCTATGTTGAGTTTAGAAAAGCATCTGAATTAATGCTATGTTTGCTATATTCTCAAATTGGAAAAGTTCATAATGTGCCCTTTGCCAATTGGTCGTTATTGACCCAAATGTTGTATCAATCCCTGGATTCAAAAACGGAAATTTCATATTTGCAGATAGATGTGCCCATCGATAAATATGATACCTTATATAGAGAGGAAGTTTTGATTAAATGCATATACCTCATATATTTAGAGATGAAAAAACGAAGctgtttaaatttaaagaaaatttataatatttacacTAAGAAATGGCTATCAACCAAAGTAAATGAGAACAGATGTGtgaatattattgaaaataaatttttgaaaacattattaatatatctagaatttaacaaatttaacCATACAATCAAGAAATTCTGTGaagtttataaaaaatattacccATCTAATatacaattattattaacggAGTACCTACTAAGGAGTTGTAACCAATTAAACTCCATAACCTTTGATGTAACTTTAACCAAACCAGCCATTCATTTTAACTTTACCGAGAAAATGTCATATTACAATACACTACTTTCCAAATACGTCTATGATGAGGACTTGTCCCAATTTTTGCTTGCTTTTTCCAGCAAACTGCCTGTGGAAACCCCTGAACTTTTTGATATATCCAATAAGAACAGATTATGCGCAGGCGATTATATTCAAGTAATCATGTTCAATATACATTTGTATTTAGCAAATAGCTACCTGcagtcaaaaaaaaataattatatcttGGCCTTGACAAACTCCAAGAAGGTTTTGGTTTTATGCAATTcattagttaaaaaaatgagcaAATTGAATCAAGAGCTAAGGTTACAACTAACTACTGCATTATTATATGCATTTCGAACAGCTATAACTGTGTCTGTCCATTTAGGGTTAGTAAAAGAATGCGAGTTTTATGTTAAGCAGTTTTATGAAATGATGTGGGTTATGTCTGATCCAATTGTTACATTTGAGCTATGTCATTATAGTATACTTTTTTACAAATTGCTTGGTGAGCAGGCCAAGCACGACTTTTTCTTATCTCATTTGCTTAAAATATCTACCAGTATTGATATGGAGGAGAACGTAGATGCAAAATGTAAATTTTTGTATGATACTAATATGCTCGGTGATTTGCAACAATATTGTCTTGAAACAGATCCAATAAAACCATGTGGCATCTTTAAAGACTGGCTATTAGATTTAGGAAGCACACgtgttaataaatttttccaaCATGATGCAcggtatatatttaatgaTTTAGTGAAAGATATTACTGACTTCATTGAGTTGGCAAGGGAGAAGTTAccttatttaaaaagaatagaGGGTGCTGTTTGGTTTGGTCAAATCGAAAAGTATCAAACGACAAGGAGTTTCAATGTGAACAGCCATGCTAACCAGGATGATGAGgggaaaatattgaaaaaaattcttgATATACAAGCTAAAATATCTTCAACGCataattttgataaaatgaGTTTtgtattacaaaaaaaaactgtgGATTATGTGAATTggattatttcttttatagaGAGATGGTATAAACCACTTAATTTTACAAGTATAATTACTTTAGAAGGACTAAAAAACAAGACAATGAGACATGAAAAGGAGCTTGTACTTAATGATAGCGACCTAGATTTTGatccaaaaaatatgaacAAGTATGCGAGATTGTCGgaaaattttccaaatgaTTTTTGTGGCGTCAATGTTTTCCCAAGCGAATATAATGTAATCACCCTAGATGTATGTGGATTTACAGGTGATCTAGTCATGGAACAATTTAAACACGGTGTCAAACGGAATATAAGATTGCCAACATCCAGATTGAGCCAGTTCTCTTCTTCACCAACCTTTACCTTCAATAATGCTTTAAAGGAgttaaaaaacattattgaTCTGAGTAACGAAACAACTTCAAGCGGTGTAACGAGTAATGTAGTTACTAAAGAAGACAGACGCGCTTGGTggaaaaaaaggttttcTCTCGATACGAAACTACACAATTTGTTGAAGGAAATAGAAATACAATGTTTTGGTGGGTTTGTTGGGAtatttaacaataatgtGAAAGATAGAGAGTCCAAAGAGTTTGCTCAATACAGAAAGAAGTTTCATACATTGTTAAGGAAGGCAACCCCGGGTTATGAAAAACGATATGTTCCCGATGATATTTTGGAATTATTCTTACTACTAGACCTTAACGTTGAGCACATCGATTTGTTACTCCAGGATTTAATTCAGTTTATTCATAATAGGGCCTTTCATAAAAgggagaaaaaatataataaaatgagCCCAGAGGACTTTTTAAACAATGTTAAACAGATTGTCAGTCAATTTTCCGGACAGGTACCCTCATTGCTAACAAGCCCTAAACATATCATTTTAGTAGTCAAAGATTTATGCCATGCGGTTCCATGGGAatcttgtaattttttaaggGATAAATCGGTTAGTCGAATATCTTCTCTATGCATGTTAAAACATTTGCTCGATAAATTTGGCGTGGATCCCGTTTTAGACACAAATTTAGATTCGCTTTCGGTTGTTCTTAATCCCAATGGGGATTTGCCGAGGactgaaaataattttaaggATTATTTTTCTGATGTCAACTATATTATGGTTAGTGTCAAACCATCTCCATCTGATTTCCAAAAATTGCTGATGTTTTCAtctttgtttatatatatcgGACACAGTGGTGGAGAGCAATATATTAAGTTAAAGGATATAAAAAAGCTGGATATAAtatcttcttcctttttgttGGGTTGTTCCTCTGCATATATGGTTCCATATAAAGAATTTAGTAACACTGGTACTGTCATGGCATATATACTAGGAGGCTCTCCAATGATCGTGGGAAATTTATGGGACGTGACAGATAAAGATATAGATAGGTATAGTCTAGAAatgttttccaaaattgGACTTTTGCAAGAAAATCTTGGAGGCAAATTGACTGTCGCTCAAGCTATAGCAGACTCAAGAGCAGTATGCAAGCTAAGATATTTAAATGGTGCTGCGCCTATAATTTATGGACTACCGTTTAAAGTgaattttagaaaaaattga
- the RRG8 gene encoding Rrg8p (similar to Saccharomyces cerevisiae YPR116W | RRG8 | Required for Respiratory Growth), protein MQWNEVSKLLLDTTLKNNKNIVKNNGTKQVPKISPIITKKKAEKIYIPNVSTQRNIPNFQLGTNMLAQLLGSPMRKDRLTMIKSPKDFLLQLKLIRVNDEDLKLDLSRKHSKKGESTYITNKSTYVNVLLPKMTSAIIPLRAVRSSLLKIDAKQIINSNDMKPVIEKYENWLIHAFKAKMGKLLGKLPAESSTDVCIINKNDEEGIQINPNAKKTLIFNIKNIPGSDKYRDISISLSVKTDLEMIKFIYKLIMYYK, encoded by the coding sequence ATGCAATGGAATGAAGTGAGTAAGCTGTTACTAGATACAACTCTAAagaataacaaaaacatcgttaaaaataatggaaCTAAACAAGTACCTAAAATATCACCTATtataacaaagaaaaaagcagaaaaaatttatattccAAATGTAAGTACTCAAAGGAATATACCAAACTTCCAATTAGGTACCAATATGCTAGCTCAATTATTAGGTTCTCCAATGAGAAAAGATAGGTTGACTATGATTAAATCACCGAaggattttttattacaactAAAGCTTATTAGAGTTAACGATGAAGATCTAAAATTGGATCTTTCAAGAAAACATTCTAAAAAAGGAGAAAGTACATACATAACGAACAAAAGTACTTATGTTAATGTATTGCTACCCAAGATGACATCTGCCATAATCCCATTGAGGGCTGTGAGATCAAGTTTGCTTAAAATAGACGCTAAACAGATAATCAATAGTAATGATATGAAACCAGTCATTGAAAAATACGAAAATTGGCTTATTCACGCCTTTAAAGCAAAAATGGGTAAATTACTTGGGAAATTACCTGCAGAATCATCAACAGACGTTTGTATAATTAACAAGAATGATGAAGAAGGTATACAAATCAATCCAAATGCCAAAAAGACACTGATATtcaacattaaaaatattcctGGTTCTGACAAGTATAGAGACATAtcaatatcattatcagTAAAAACAGATTTGGAGATGATTAAATTCATTTACAAATTAATTAtgtattataaataa
- the ALE2 gene encoding Ale2p (similar to Saccharomyces cerevisiae YPR114W | putative protein of unknown function) produces MINCLIKYILSIPKPSGTFYPAFLAKLTEYNILTSELYLANLHTILYVAGFYELIFIASDKLLYPILHKLKKINKDAIKESRNQINMHSVSFIQSLIILQCCFNAIFQDGDKYWPFSGFQFENSAERVFGYSEKNEIVCIFAIGYFMWDILISILYSTFPFVIHGLISFTVYSIGSKPYINYYASIFLFFELSNPFLNIRWFALKYELGRISKFWRFLVDANDLLFMVTFFLCRIVWGLAQICILCYDFYIVKDDPRFLIYETMFICLGNFVLDGLNLMWFGTMIKIAFSKLLKNKSVKKD; encoded by the coding sequence atgatCAACTGCTTAATAAAGTATATCTTATCAATACCAAAACCATCGGGTACATTTTATCCTGCGTTTTTAGCCAAGTTAACCGAATACAATATCCTAACATCTGAACTTTACCTGGCTAATTTGCATACAATTTTATATGTTGCTGGATTTTACGAATTAATTTTCATAGCATCTGATAAATTGTTATATCCGATTTTACacaagttgaaaaaaatcaataaagaTGCGATTAAAGAATCACGTAATCAAATAAACATGCATTCGGtttcttttattcaaaGTTTAATCATATTACAATGTTGCTTTAACGCCATCTTTCAAGATGGTGATAAATATTGGCCATTTTCTGGATTTCAATTTGAAAACAGTGCAGAAAGAGTTTTCGGGTATTCTgagaaaaatgaaattgttTGTATCTTCGCTATTGGGTACTTTATGTGGGATATTctaatttccattttataTTCCACTTTCCCATTTGTTATTCATGGCTTGATTTCATTTACAGTTTATTCTATTGGCAGTAAAccatatattaattattatgcCTCgatttttctattttttgaattatcTAACccatttttgaatattagATGGTTTGCATTGAAGTATGAGTTGGGTCgtatttccaaattttgGAGGTTTCTTGTTGATGCAAATGATCTGTTATTTATGGTTACCTTTTTCCTGTGTAGAATTGTTTGGGGGTTAGCTCAAATTTGTATATTGTGTTATGATTTCTACATTGTCAAGGATGATCCAaggtttttaatttatgagacaatgtttatttgtttaggaaattttgttttggatGGATTGAACTTGATGTGGTTTGGCACAATGATTAAGATTGCTTTTAGTAAACTCTTAAAGAATAAATCTGTAAAGAAAGACTAA
- a CDS encoding conserved putative NADH-dependent flavin oxidoreductase: MTKVANQAMILTATSTTSPTTSDDYRGVTLSSVTSLTINPKPMLQFNLQIPSFTSQAIHRNNVFAIHLMKPNLESVQLARLFSKGAVKVPITKVVEPFIESNPELRKEVKESGLQKFFKKISERNIGSGPTKISNRDDFIAANVNDSKPTTTMLTQSHQIVPFKPFKLLKDNQYTKYPIGITSLPLLNVCDLVFICTGTFNFKVGDHEIWVGEVQDILNGDKDLKKIEIVEDDKKITGGLVYCDREFKKVGSKI; the protein is encoded by the coding sequence ATGACTAAAGTGGCTAACCAGGCAATGATACTTACCGCTACTTCAACAACCTCACCAACAACTTCAGATGATTATAGAGGAGTTACGTTATCTTCAGTAACTTCATTAACTATTAACCCTAAACCCATGTTACAATTTAATTTACAAATACCTTCATTTACATCCCAAGCTATTCATAGAAACAATGTGTTTGCAATTCACTTAATGAAACCCAACCTAGAAAGCGTGCAACTAGCCAGATTATTCAGCAAAGGAGCAGTTAAAGTACCCATTACAAAAGTTGTTGAACCCTTTATTGAAAGTAATCCAGAATTGAGAAAAGAAGTTAAGGAGTCCGGcttacaaaaatttttcaagaAAATTAGCGAGAGAAATATTGGAAGTGGCccaacaaaaatatcaaatagaGATGATTTTATTGCTGCCAATGTTAATGATTCCAAACCCACCACCACAATGTTAACCCAATCTCATCAAATCGTGCCATTCAAACCAtttaaattgttgaaaGATAATCAATATACTAAATATCCAATAGGCATAACCTCTCTGCCCCTTTTAAATGTTTGTGACTTGGTTTTTATTTGCACAGgaacttttaattttaaggTGGGTGATCATGAAATATGGGTGGGCGAAGTTCAAGATATATTAAATGGAGATAAagacttaaaaaaaatagaaattgTTGAAGATGATAAGAAAATAACTGGTGGATTAGTTTATTGTGACCgagaatttaaaaaggtTGGttctaaaatataa
- a CDS encoding uncharacterized protein (similar to Saccharomyces cerevisiae YGR097W | ASK10 | Activator of SKn7 (paralog of YPR115W | RGC1)), with product MSEYQEVPLDEDYTNEDDVYSLEEDPSDPIAKTTTAATSVAPNSTSQNNSNTPDYLFDSEEDDLDIDSNEHWLSENGVKILPKTDYHSPFHIGVPTPKGSNISIEPNLNSNKSDYYSSSSSSSATAVPENPEPYSNSASQYPTTVVIDRFTKWKKILKGLILYFKDVVIAQEEYAKINLRLKNSVKFQFLTNLTDNNTIVEPLLPNMSAVVNSNSSTTTVNGNNSSNNLYKLNTNASAATTSRPSLKSFSSSNSLNTIPVFNKKSVELDGNNASGFLPFGSGSIQDIQVLLKKYHVSLAKRQIISCKEITAYIIPRLEELKNDLQVKIKEIKDLHDDFKTNIQEHVALTGQLLNRYIAAISIVIENKVDDIADGPILKSSKKKNLKPKHDPYLLKLQLDLQLKRQLLEEHYLQESYINLQKTGLELEKIVYLEIQKSLSRYSGLMDLQVRMTLSNLCNDLNQGILSKPPSVEWDKLVLTHPKCLLRWRSTDPIPSSRKLSDIIYPKMKSPLARCIRAGYLLKKNKYIKNYSKGYFVLTSNYLHEFKSSDFFKNHSNNRRSSSNNDTINEETDDDPLLTSNTKGLFSPIMSISLNDCALLEYNEEKFVIKTKSLDDIYFDNNSAAEKKNTIAMNEYNKTKSNKTYGLGKFWKRQSSSSSLVQPVANSSTSTTPVSTTWTFRKPSDVDQKDFQRWINDLKDLTSFHSSQDRAKFIEEQILLKRVSTHKVASGTTRRGKFKMRLDLPPRDFSQLSVNEMNKHTNQITPAIDDNGNLIMASDPKPVMPVTPSSDTLAPSQPQSLPQPQSVSKPDILVSQPDSFPSQDPVSSAPTVFPTSTSAPATAHTTPETEKDNNTSVIPSITVSANVGSTQPPAAVNNVSGGGGGYFSIPVRRPQSVAVSPGIPQTVQSAASVARSKLIRANATTPPSPPISIRSASAVPLSKPSSTTSMANTVSLPNNSGAANTFNSTNVNTGNMQQQQQQSHHPNKGHRKINSLSSLSSLVLTNASNHLKKAAAEGKSTTGKYLSSKSNNSSTYDLAQGNSNNSNSKIDVYKSLYGG from the coding sequence ATGAGTGAATATCAAGAAGTTCCATTAGATGAAGATTACACTAATGAAGACGATGTTTATTCATTGGAAGAAGACCCATCAGATCCTATTGCTAAAACAACTACCGCTGCTACTTCTGTTGCTCCAAACTCTACTTCTCAAAACAATAGCAACACACCGGATTATCTTTTTGATAGTGAAGAAGATGATCTAGATATTGACTCCAACGAACATTGGCTTAGCGAAAATGGTGTTAAAATACTACCTAAAACAGATTACCATTCTCCTTTCCACATTGGTGTACCAACTCCAAAAGGTTCTAATATTAGCATTGAACCCAATTTAAACAGTAATAAATCGGATTATTACTCAAGCTCCTCTTCCTCCTCCGCCACTGCCGTTCCAGAAAACCCTGAGCCTTATTCAAATTCTGCGTCACAATATCCAACAACAGTTGTCATTGATAGATTTActaaatggaaaaaaattttaaaaggcTTGATTCTCTATTTCAAAGATGTGGTGATCGCTCAAGAGGAATAtgcaaaaattaatttaagattaaaaaatagtgtcaaattccaatttttaacaaatttgaCCGATAACAATACTATTGTAGAACCATTATTACCTAATATGAGTGCCGTTGTCAACAGTAATAGTAGCACCACTACTGTTAATGGCAATAACAGTAGCAACAATCTATACAAACTCAATACAAATGCCTCCGCTGCGACTACCAGCAGACCTTCGTTGAAAAGTTTCAGTTCCTCCAACAGTCTCAATACCATCCCAGTCTTCAATAAAAAGTCAGTAGAGCTAGATGGCAACAATGCCTCCGGATTTTTGCCGTTTGGTTCTGGATCGATCCAAGATATTcaagttttattaaaaaaatatcatgtATCATTGGCCAAAAGACAGATTATTTCTTGCAAGGAAATTACTGCCTACATTATACCCAGATTGGAAGAATTGAAGAATGATTTACAAGTGAAAATTAAGGAAATTAAGGATTTGCACGatgattttaaaaccaaTATTCAAGAACATGTGGCTTTGACTGGACAACTGTTGAACAGATACATTGCTGCCATTAGTATTGTGATTGAAAACAAAGTTGATGATATAGCTGATGGCCCTATTTTGAAatcttccaaaaaaaaaaatttaaaacctAAACATGACCCATATCTTTTGAAGTTGCAGTTGGATTTGCAATTGAAAAGACAATTATTAGAAGAGCATTATTTACAAGAATCGTACATTAATTTGCAAAAAACAGGACtagaattggaaaaaatcgTCTATCttgaaattcaaaaatCTTTATCCAGGTATAGCGGTTTAATGGATTTACAAGTTAGAATGACCTTGTCCAATTTGTGCAACGATTTAAATCAGGGAATTTTGTCTAAACCACCTAGTGTGGAATGGGATAAATTGGTTCTAACACATCCAAAATGTCTACTAAGATGGAGATCTACCGATCCAATACCATCATCTAGGAAATTAAGTGACATTATATATCCTAAAATGAAATCTCCATTGGCAAGATGTATTAGAGCAGGATAtctactaaaaaaaaataaatatataaaaaattacagtAAAGGCTATTTCGTTCTAACTTCAAACTATCTTCACGAGTTCAAGTCtagtgatttttttaaaaaccaTTCAAATAATCGCcgtagtagtagtaataatgatactaTTAATGAGGAAACTGACGATGATCCATTACTTACTTCAAATACTAAAGGTTTATTTTCTCCGATAATGAGTATTTCACTAAACGATTGTGCATTATTGGAGtataatgaagaaaaatttgtaataaaaactaaatCATTAGATGACATTTATTTCGACAATAATAGTGCcgcagaaaaaaaaaataccatcGCAATGAACGAATATAATAAGACAAAATCTAATAAGACTTATGGACTAGGTAAATTTTGGAAGAGACAATCGTCCTCTTCATCTTTGGTTCAGCCAGTTGCCAACAGTTCCACTTCAACAACGCCTGTTTCAACAACATGGACGTTTAGAAAACCATCCGATGTTGATCAGAAAGATTTCCAAAGATGGATAAACGACTTGAAAGATTTAACTTCCTTTCATTCATCTCAAGACAGAgctaaatttattgaagaacaaattttattaaagcGTGTTAGCACGCATAAAGTAGCTTCAGGCACTACGAGACGTGGGAAGTTTAAAATGAGACTAGATTTACCTCCAAGAGATTTTAGTCAATTGTCTGTCAATGAGATGAACAAGCATACTAATCAAATCACACCTGCAATTGATGACAATGGTAATTTGATCATGGCTTCAGATCCTAAACCTGTTATGCCTGTTACTCCTTCCTCGGATACTTTAGCTCCATCACAACCACAAAGTCTACCACAACCACAAAGTGTATCAAAACCGGATATTTTAGTTTCTCAACCTGACAGTTTTCCATCGCAAGATCCCGTATCTTCTGCCCCAACGGTTTTTCCAACATCAACATCAGCCCCAGCGACTGCTCATACTACTCCTGaaacagaaaaagataataatacatcTGTTATCCCATCCATCACTGTCTCTGCGAATGTGGGCTCTACACAGCCGCCCGCTGCCGTCAACAATGTAAGTGGCGGTGGAGGTGGCTATTTTAGTATCCCTGTTAGGAGACCACAATCGGTTGCGGTTTCACCAGGGATTCCACAAACTGTTCAGTCTGCTGCCTCAGTTGCACGCTCCAAACTTATTAGAGCGAATGCAACTACTCCACCTTCTCCGCCTATTAGTATTAGGAGCGCGAGTGCTGTCCCTTTATCAAAACCGTCATCTACGACTTCAATGGCGAATACGGTTAGTTTACCTAACAATTCTGGCGCTGCCAATACATTTAACAGTACAAATGTAAATACCGGTAACatgcaacaacaacaacaacagtcACATCATCCGAATAAAGGACacagaaaaattaattcgCTTTCGTCTTTGAGTAGTCTAGTATTAACTAATGCTAGTAATCATTTGAAAAAGGCTGCTGCAGAGGGAAAATCTACTACTGGGAAATATTTAAGCAGTAAAAGCAACAATAGTAGTACTTATGATTTAGCCCAAGGtaattcaaataattcaaattcCAAAATTGACGTCTATAAATCTTTATATGGGGGGTAG